The nucleotide sequence ATCAGGGTCAGGGCCAAGCCGAAAAGCATGGAAACGATCAGCGGTACGGCCACGCCGGTGCCGCCGAAGGCGTGCAGCGAATCAACCACGCCGCTACGCACAAGGTAGGTGGCGAAGATGCAGGTCAGAAGCGAGAGCATCATCAGGAAGATGTTGGTGTTGTGCAGGCTGCCCCGCCGTTCCTGGACGATCAGGGTGTGGATCAGGGCCGAGGAGGCGAACCAGGGCAGGAGCGAGGCGTTCTCGACCGGATCCCAGGCCCAGTAACCGCCCCAGCCGAGCTCCATGTAGGCCCACCAGCCGCCGAGCACGATGCCCGCGGTCAGGAATATCCAGGAGAAGAGGTTCCAGACGCGGCCCACGGGCAGCCAGTCATGGTTCTCACCGGACAGGCGGCTGGCCAGGGCCAGACAGGCGGGCACGGTGAAGCCCGCGTAGCCCAGGAAGAGCAGCGGCGGGTGGAAGATCATGCCGGGGTTGCGCAGAAGCGGGTTCAGGCCCCGGCCGTCGGCCGGAGGCACGGCGAACTCGATGAAGGGGTTGCTCCAGGCGCTCAGGAGCAGCAGGAAGAACGCCTGTACGGCCAGGAAGAGCAGCCAGTAGGTGTTCTTCGTGGCGGTCGGCATGGCGCGGTAGCTCGGCGTGACCTGAAACACGAGGCCCATGAGCGCCACGAGCCAGGCCCAGAAGAGCAGCGATCCGGCCTGCCCGGCCCAAAAGGCCGTGACCGCGTAGAACAGCGGCAGGGTCGAATCGGAGTAGTCGTGCACGTACTTGAGGGAATAGTCCTGGCGCACGAAGGCCAGCAGGAGCAGCAGCGAGGACAGCGTGACCGAGGCCACGGCCAGGAAGTTGCCCCGCTCGATCCAGGGGCCGAAACCCCTCTCGCCGCGCAGGGCCTGGAACGCGGCGGCTCCGCCGGAGAAAAGGTAAACGAAGAGAGCCAGAAGAAGAGCCCAATAGGCGATAGCGTGCATGCGGCGTCCTTTGTCGCGGGAGGTTTTGGCCCGGCAGGCCGTTTCGAAGGAGAGAAGACGGCTAGCCCTTGAGAGAGGCCTTCTCTTCCTCGCGGATCTTCTCGTACTTGCTCGGACACTTGGTCATCAGCGTGGTGG is from Alkalidesulfovibrio alkalitolerans DSM 16529 and encodes:
- a CDS encoding heme lyase CcmF/NrfE family subunit, which translates into the protein MHAIAYWALLLALFVYLFSGGAAAFQALRGERGFGPWIERGNFLAVASVTLSSLLLLLAFVRQDYSLKYVHDYSDSTLPLFYAVTAFWAGQAGSLLFWAWLVALMGLVFQVTPSYRAMPTATKNTYWLLFLAVQAFFLLLLSAWSNPFIEFAVPPADGRGLNPLLRNPGMIFHPPLLFLGYAGFTVPACLALASRLSGENHDWLPVGRVWNLFSWIFLTAGIVLGGWWAYMELGWGGYWAWDPVENASLLPWFASSALIHTLIVQERRGSLHNTNIFLMMLSLLTCIFATYLVRSGVVDSLHAFGGTGVAVPLIVSMLFGLALTLIALVVTPGPQGRDMPGLLTRPGFLLLTAWLFLGLGLVVGLGTMWPVISSLWSENTVGLDANFYNRVCLPLFAVIALLLVPCPWLNWKDGQGLKAGAKIALAALLPAAGVMALFGYTMPVALLAGAAGGAALVGLAVLLATDASVRKRMRGVGFVGVHMGLALVVIGVAVSGPYSEAVEAVLDPGESVTIDGYVFTYHDMREFERVGMSGIQARVQATKDGREVGVLRPERRIYRNFDQPFAEVEVIPSLGKELYAVLLAVDRQHRASFKLSVNPLVNWVWIGSTLMCLAGFLCMRGVHRREGTANGRG